The genomic window ACCTTTACTTTTAATCAATGTGATTTTAATCAATCCTCAAGTTGGTAGGTTTGCCTCTGTTTCCtttttcaatgaaacaaaattTTGTACCGTTTTGTTTGGGTGAAGTTGGCATTACCATTTTACATATTTTCTGTTTAAACTCTCAAATAAGGACTTGCTGCAGAAATCTAGCTGGCTGCTGCTGCTTGAAATGATAAAGTTTCTATCATATGTTTATTTCTTTGCTGGTCTCTACTTAATATTTGATCTGTATGGAAATTTCTGTAACTGAAAATGCTTGATGCTTGCTATTTTGTTCCGTGTTCTGCAATGCAGAAGCGACAAAGCACACCCCAAGGTGGGGAAAAACGTAAGCGTTCATCCAAAGTTGAGGAAAAAGATGAAGATGTTGAATCCCCTGTCAGTGAAGATGATTCTCATGAGGATGATGTTGACACTACAGTCAAAGAAGAGAGTGATGACGAAGAGACTAActcaaaggaagaagaagacgCACCCAAGAAGTCAAGCCATAAAAGTACCTCCAAAAAGATTGCAATGGATCGTCCAGATTCAAAACTTAAGGAGACATCAGCATCTGGAAAGAAGCTTACCTCTGCAAAATCTAGCAGAAAATCTTCTGGATCAACTTCAAAACAGGGTGCTAGTGATGGTGATAGGACTCCAGGCTCTAAATTAAAGGGTTCTGCATCAAAAAAGCAAAAGGTTGGAAAGGAAGGCTCTATTGATGTTAAATTGTCCACCAAAAGTGAGGTTCCTGGCAAGAAGCAAATGAACAAATCACCAGCAAAGGTTTCTACCAAGACTCAAGGTAGATTTCTCTAGCTATACGCCTATACCGCTGAAACACTGTGCATGTTTACTCAGGCCTTTTTTCAtaagatttttattaaattttgatgtgtttaactgtttattattaaaagaaaatctTCTAGGCCAGGGATATTTGAAGTGTTCTTTTGCATTTTTTGATTTGATTCTCATCAATTGAGCTTATGCAACGACAGGTAAAGGCAAAAGCAGCAAGAAGCCTAAAGCTGAGCCTAGCAGGGAAGAGATAAATGAAGTAGTGGTAGATATTCTAAAAAAAGTGGACTTCAACACTGTAAGTAGTGTCTATTTGCGTATCTTTGGAGATGAAATGATAATCAAGACCTTAGTGCTAAGCTTTTCTTCTGTTTGTGATGCAGGCAACATTATCGGATATTCTTCggcaacttggtatttttccctTTAGCTTCTAATGTATATGAGTTGCAATTTCAATTTTTAGACTTCACTAATTATAAGATTTGATCATGTCAGGTACGCACTTTGATCTGGATTTGATTCACAGAAAAGCTGAGGTGAAGGATATTATTACCGAAGCAATAAATAACATGTCTGATGACGAAGAAGGGGAGGAAAGTGAGGAGAATGCTGATACAGGTGAGGGTGTGGATAAAGATGGGAATGGGAACGATGATACTTGAGGAATTACATATCACCATGTCGAACGTGTGAGATATCTGCAGTTATTGGTAATTTATCTCCCTCCATAGTTTTCTTGCTAGTCTCATACAGTTATAAAATTGTAGTCATTTTAGATGTTCAAATAGGTGAGGTTGTAGCATGAGTTACCGACTCATTTTGTATTTAACTTATATTGTTGGTCTGGCCTCAACTTACATGAccttttagtttgttttttttttcatctgtATTTTCTTCATTGAAATTGTTCGAGTTGTATTTAGTTGTGTAGTTAGTTAGGCAGTGAATGCTTTAGTAGAATGTGTTGGGATGAAACTATAGTTGTACCAGTCTTGCCTCACTCCATTGGTCGAAAACGATTACTACCTAGTATTTTGATAGTAGGATGATATGTATGTACCCGTTATGACATTAAACAGTTCTAATGTATCTTTTGttatattggttttttttttgtactttacTTTACCGATgagtttttcatttttcttaaagtatttGTGCTCAACTCTCATGTGATATATTTTTAGACATGGATATATTGCCAAGAATTCTCCAAATGCATTAAAAATGAATATTAGCACTTACTAAACACATGCAATACCAGACCTTCATCCAGTAGACCCCAGGTAACTGAATATTAGAAATGAATATTAGCTTTGGTTACGGAGAAAGAAATTTGAAACTATAACAAAATGGAaattaattcatttcaaacatGTGGAAATAAGTTAAtccttataaaaaattaaattatgtcagCACTAGGATGTGACCAAATTCAGAGACGCACTGTAACTGCGAATTGCTCATTGACTTGAGAAGGAAGCACCATCGTCATTCGTCACCCTCATCGGTGGATAATGGTTATGCTaagtatttgtaacaccccaaaccaacGCAACCGACAATTACATATACCGTCATCTTCTTTGAATAAACAGCAGTCAGCTCAGCCAGCGTAAGAttctttcttttctgttttcattttatttttatggtataaCTTGATCACAGCTCAACTTAATCGTGGAGATGTGGACTTTAAGCTGTTTACTAGTATTAAACTATGATAAGAATACATCATTTTCATTACATTGCTGTATATTGCATGGCCTTCCTAAAAGCTAATCCTACTTAAAAA from Gossypium hirsutum isolate 1008001.06 chromosome D12, Gossypium_hirsutum_v2.1, whole genome shotgun sequence includes these protein-coding regions:
- the LOC107913441 gene encoding protein DEK isoform X2; the protein is METKTPDENKPMGEEKEKEKEKEETKEVSRESEEKKEVEENEEEDEKEDNEENREKGAKKGEDSSRKRSSRKPNRGSAEKKEPMTPSSDRPTRERKVVERYSVPSVARSSTPKPLSIEKGAGTQLKDIPNVAFKLSKRKYDDNLQLLHMILFGKKAKPQRLKRNIGQFSGYVWVENEEKQKAKVKEKIDKCVKEKLVDFCDLLNIPIMRTTVRKEELSAKLLEFLESPCATTDILLAEKEQKGKKRKATPSKNIASGETSEKSAKKRQSTPQGGEKRKRSSKVEEKDEDVESPVSEDDSHEDDVDTTVKEESDDEETNSKEEEDAPKKSSHKSTSKKIAMDRPDSKLKETSASGKKLTSAKSSRKSSGSTSKQGASDGDRTPGSKLKGSASKKQKVGKEGSIDVKLSTKSEVPGKKQMNKSPAKVSTKTQGKGKSSKKPKAEPSREEINEVVVDILKKVDFNTATLSDILRQLGTHFDLDLIHRKAEVKDIITEAINNMSDDEEGEESEENADTGEGVDKDGNGNDDT